The stretch of DNA CTTCCTTGTCCTCCAGAAGCACCTCGTAAAGTAACATTAGTTTTAATAATTAAGGGAAATTTTTCCCCTGTTTCTTCATTATATGTTCCTGGTGCAAGAGCGATCGTAGTGTTAGGTAAAGCTTGTTGTAATGCTTGAGTAATAGTTTTTAATGGTGACGGCTGAGTACCTTCTCCACGATCATTTCCAGTCTGAGGATCGACATAAATAATATTTGTTTCCGAACTAACTTGTAGTTGAGAATTAACTGATTGAGCAAAAACAAGATTACCTAAAGGGAAAGAAAAGGCACAAGCTAACCATAAACTAAAAAAATAGGTTTTCCTGATAATATTAAGATTGCGTGGTTGGTAACTCATAGCCAATTTCCTTAAAAATTAGATCGTTTTTTTGCCTGATCTAAAGACTCAAACTAATTAGTTCAAGTTGCCTTTTAATCCTTGAAAAATAACGTATAATTGCGAAAGTTTAAATTAAATTATTAAGTGTAATTAAGTGAAACTGTTTGTTTATCATACTCCCGAACTAACTCCTACAGATTGTCTGCCTGATTGTGCAGTTGTGGTTGACGTTCTTCGTGCTACAACTACTATTGCTACCGCTTTAAACGCAGGCGCAGAAGCAGTACAAGCTTTTAAAGATCTAGACGAATTGATGAATAAATCGGCAGCATGGTTACCAGAAAAACGTCTGCGTGCTGGGGAAAGAGGTGGTCAAAAGGTAGAAAATTGCGATTTAGGCAATTCTCCCCTCGATTGCACTCCCAAACTAGTAGGCGGAAAAAGATTATTTATCAGCACTACTAATGGTACTCGCGCTCTTCAAAGAGTTGAACAAGCTCCTACTGTTATTACTGCTGCCATTGTCAATCGTCAAGCTGCGGTTAATTATTTGTTAAAAAATCAGCCAGAAACAGTTTGGATTGTTGGTTCGGGATGGGAAGGTAGTTATTCTTTAGAAGATACTGCTTGTGCAGGTGCGATCGCAATGTCTTTGCTCAACCAATCTTCAGATCTGGTTGGTAATGATGAAGTAATTGCTGCGATCGCACTTTATACCCAATGGCAAGATAATTTGTTAAAAATGTTTCATCAATGTAGTCACGGACAACGTTTATTAAAATTAGATGGTGACGAAGATTTGAAATATTGTGCCACTATTGATCTTTTAGATGTACTTCCAATTCAAAAAGAACCTGGTGTTTTTATTATCAATTGATGACAAATCGTGTCTATTTATAAAATCTTAGTTTTTGAGATATTTTTTTCAAGACTAGACACAATTGACATTAAAATTACTAAAAACCAGTCAAAGATCATGACTTTGTACCCACCTCTTGCTCAAAAAGGTGGGTGTAAACCCAAAATTGGCTATTAACTCAAGTCAGTTGAATTAATAGTAATAAACTTCGCTCCTTAGTGATGTTATTTGGTTTGAATTCTGGTGCAGCTTTAGCTACCGTTGTCGGAGTTTTAATCGAAGTACCAGTGATGTTGATGTTGGTAGAAGTTTGTAAACGCACTGCGAGTTGGTTTCCTAGAGAACCAGAAAAAGCTACTTTACGCGATCCTCGTTGTTTTAATTGTTAGAACAAAAAAAGGGAAAAGTTAGCGTGACTTCTTCAGGACTAGAATCAAGTCAAGTTAATCCTACGGCAATAGAAGTAATGTCAGAAATTGGGATTGATATCAGCGATCAAACTTCTGATCCTCTTAGTGATTTTCAAGCAGAAGATTATGACGCTGTCGTATCTCTTTGTGGTTGTGGTGTTAATTTACCACCAGAATGGGTAACCAGAGAAATTTTTCAAGATTGGCAATTAGACGATCCTGACGGACAACCAATTGAAACCTTTCGGCCTTCGCGAGGTAACGAGCGTTTAGCGGTGGGAGGATGTCAAAGGAGTTAGAATTGATTTTAAAACAATGATTTTGAACGAACGTCAATACGGCATTACTAAAACCAAAATCAAAGAATTTGAACAGGCTCAAGCTAAACTTATCAATAGTCCTGTTCCAGAAAATCGCAATGAGCAATTGCGTCACAAAGCTTATCTGGATACTATTAATAATCAACTTGAGGTATTGAGGCGGGAAATACAAGAATACGAAGAACTCAAAAAAGGTGATATCAAGATAAGAAATAGAAACAGGGCGTAAAATTAATTCACGCCACAGCCTCATAGAAACAACGGTTTGCCCTTACAGTACGTTAACCTACAACAAACTTTCTAAATAGGGAACTAATTGATTAGCTTGTACCACTCCTTCAATTTTTTCGACTGGTTGACCATTTTTAAACAGTACTAAAGTAGGTAGTGCCTGAATTTGATAATGGGATGCAAGTGCTGGATATTTATCTGTATCGATTTTCACTACTTGCAAGCGATCGCGTAAATGTCCGCCGACTTGTTCTAAAATCGGACTCATCATTTGACAAGGACCACACCAAGTAGCGTAAAAATCAACTAAAACAGGAACTTGAGAATTTTCAATTAATTCCTGAAAACTAGAAAATTTCTTTTTGACTGCCATGCTTTATAAACTGAATCCTCAGTTGATGACTTACAGCTTTATCATAACTAGAGTCATTAATCATTGGTTATTGCTTAATCAATAACTAATAACAAAGCGCGTCAGTAAGATGGTGTGTATTTAAATTTGATCATCCGTATTTTCTCCTGCCTTCTGGAGGGGCTGTGACTCGAATCGAATTCGAGTCCGAGAACAACCCCCGTCCTCCTGCCGTCTAATTTCTCTGAATCAAAAAATAAAAAGACTAAATTCCAAGTCGTTGATAAATCTCGTCTAGATTGCGAAGATGATGTTGAGGGTCAAAACAAGCACTAATTTCTTCAGCAGATAAGAATTGATTGACTGTCTCATCTTGACTAATTAACTTACGAAAATCTCCATCAATAGTATTCCAAGCTGTATGGGCGCATCCTTGCACAACTCGATAAGCTTCTTCTCGACTCATTCCTTTTTCTACTAAAGCGAGTAAGACTCTTTGGGAGAAAATTACCCCTCCATAAACATTCATATTTCGTTTCATATTGTCAGGATAAACCAGTAAATTTTTAACTAAACTAGTAGTTTCCTTGAGCATGAAATGAATTAAGATACAGCTATCAGGTAAGATTACTCGTTCTACTGCACTATGGGAAATATCTCGTTCGTGCCAAAGAGCAACATTTTCTAAAGCTGCCATAGCATTGCCTCGGATAATTCTTGCCATCCCTGTTAAACGTTCTGAACGAATGGGGTTACGTTTATGGGGCATTGCCGAAGAACCTTTTTGTTTTTTGGTAAAAAATTCTTCTACTTCTAAAACATCTGTCCGTTGTAAGTTGCGAATTTCGACAGCAAAACGTTCGATTGAAGCTCCTAGTAAAGCAAGTTGTTGAACGTATTCGGCATGACGATCGCGAGAAATGACTTGAGTTGAAGCAGTATCGGGTTCTAAACCTAATTTTTGACAGGCGATCGCTTCTACTTGAGGTTCGATATTCGCATAAGTACCAACTGCCCCCGAAATTTTACCCACGGCAATATCTTTTCTCAATCTCACCAAGCGATCGCGATTGCGTAATACTTCTGCTAACCATCCTGCTAGTTTAAAACCAAAAGTGATTGGTTCTGCATGAATACCATGAGAACGACCTACCATCACTGTATAACGGTGTTGTTGTGCTTGATAGCGAATCGCTTGAATCAGTTCTTCTAACTTTTCTAAAATTAAATTGAGACTAGCAACTAATTGTAAAGCTAAACCAGTATCTAAGACATCGGAACTGGTTAAACCCAAATGAATATATCTACCTGCGTCACCTACATATTCATTAACGTTAGTCAAAAAAGCAATCACATCGTGGCGAACTTCTGCTTCTATTTCTAAAACGCGGTTAGGATCAAAATTAGCTTTAGCTTTAATTTCTTCTACTGCTGCTTGAGGAATATAACCTAGTTCAGCTTGCGCGGAGCAGACTGCTATTTCTACTTGTAACCAGGTTTTAAATTTATAGTTATCAGTCCAAATTTCGCCCATTTCGGGCAGAGTATACCGTTCAATCACAGTCTGTGCCGAGAATACAACTGTCAATTTTACTACTATGTAGGCTTGATCTTAAATATTATTCAAATAATGTCTATTCTGTGTCTTGGTTGCACATTAACAAGGATAGTTTAATTAGGAATTGTAACTATTAACAGATGTTTAATTAGTACAAGTTATTTAAACTCAAATTATTAAGTTACTCATGAAAAAAAGATTATGTTGCTAAACATTAATCAACTAACTGAATTTGGGAAGCAAAAAATACTATGGCATTAATTTTAGAACAGATCAACATCGAAGGCATTGCTCAACTATCCTATCTAATAGGAGACGACCAAGCAGGGGTCGTTGCCGTAATCGATCCGCGTCGTGATGTAGATGTATATTTACAAAAGGCGCGAGCACTTGGTGTTAGAATTACTCAGATTATCGAAAGTCATATCCACGCGGACTTTGTTTCTGGTTCTCACGAACTCCAAGCCCGTATTGGCGCACCAATTTATGTAGGTAAAAGCGATGATTATAAGTTTGAAGCTCAACAGCTAACTGAGGGAGACGAACTACATCTTGGTAACGTTACTCTTCGGGTTCTTCATACTCCTGGACATACCCCCGAACATATTTCTTTGCTTGTTTTTGACTCTCAACAAGGGACAGAACCTTTTGGTATTTTTACTGGCGATACTTTATTTAATTTAGATGTAGGTAGACCAGACCTAGTTGGAGCAGGAACAGAAAAAGATTTAGCAGCCAAACTGTATCATTCTTTATTTGATAAAATTTTACCTTTGGGCGATCGCTTGGAAGTTTATCCTTGTCACGGTGCGGGTTCTTCTTGTGGTAAATCAATAGGTGACCGCAGACAAACTACGATCGGAAATGAGCGAGTTTTTAGCGATGCTTTTAAACAGCGAACTGAAGCAGAATTTGTCGAGTGGATTTTGAGCGATTTACCCGAACCACCTACTCATTATCGACGTTTGAAGAAGATTAACGCTCAAGGTGCGAAGGTAATGGGTTGTGTACCAACTTTACAACCCCTATCGGTAGAAGAATTTCAAGGAAAGATGGCAGAGCAAAACGTTGTTGTCATCGACACTCGTTCGATTCTAGCTTTTGGTGGTGGACATATCCCTGGTGCAATTAATATTTCTCTGCTTCCTGCTTTTCCTAATTGGGTTGGTTGGATGATTGACCCAGAAAAAGAAATTTTGCTAGTAATAGAAAGTCAACGGGATCTTTGCCTGATCACTGAACAGTTATTTCGTCTAGGTTACGATAACCTAGCTGGCTATTTGCATAATGGAATGACTAGTTGGCAAAATGCAGGATTGCCTCTACAGCGTATAGAAGAGTTAACAGTCCAAGAGTTGAGTCAACACACAAATGATTCAGAAATAACTATTTTGGACGTAAGAAGCGACAGTGAATATCAAAACGGCTTCATCCCTGGAGCAAAACACATTTATTTACCCCATCTAGAAGAACATTTGGAGAAGTTAGAGCCAAATCAAAAAATTGCCGTTTACTGTGGTACTGGCTATCGGGCTTCGATTGCAGCTAGTCTTTTACAAAAACATGGATTTGAGCGTGTAATTAATATTCCTGGCTCTTGGAAAGCTTGGAAAAATGCCAATCTGCCTGTTCAAAAACCTAGATAAGCTATTCATAATTTATCTCTAAGTTTTGATCTCAATTGTTGGTGCTGGGGTAGGTAATAAGCTTAGTACAAAAACCCTGTAAGGGCGAACTGGGTTTTGCTTCTACGATTTACAATTATGTCCTAATCTTGGTTTGTACTGCTATACAATTTCCTTTTGATTGAAGCAATCCGTACTTACATTGATGTTAAAAATCCGCCATAAGTTAAAAAAATTTAGTTAACAATGTAAAATAGCAGACTTATGACCGATATCGTAGCTATCAAGATGAGCAAAGCAACTACCAATCAAGTTAATCGTACCACTACAACTTATTTGCCTCTAGCTGTCGCCCCATCCCAAGTATTACGGGGAGAAAATTGTCTCAAAGAATCAGGAGAAGCGATCGCTCGTTTAGGAATTCGTCCTCTCATTGTCGGAGGCGATCGGACTTTAAAAATAATTCAACCCTATGTTGACTTTATTACCAAAAAACAGCAATTAATTACTTCTTCAGCAAGTTATAGTCCTGATTGTGCTGAGTCTTCTTTACAACAACTGCAAAGTGCTGTTACTTCCCATCAAGCCAATTTAATTATTGGCGTTGGTGGTGGTAAAGCCTTAGATACAGCCAAATTATTAGCTTATCAATGTAATCTACCTGTAGTTACTATTCCTACTTCGGCTGCTACTTGTGCAGCTTGGACAGCCTTATCTAATATTTATACCGAAGAGGGTGCTTTTCAATTTGATGTCGCCCTTGACCGCTGTCCCGATTTATTAATCTTAGATTATGGTTTGATTCGTACTGCACCCAAAAGAACTTTAGTAGCTGGAATTGGTGATGCTTTAGCTAAATGGTACGAAGCTTCGGTTAGTAGTGGTAGCTCTTCTGCAACCTTGACTATTGCTGCAGTACAACAAGCAAGAATTCTCCGTGATTTACTGTTTCAAAAATCACCTGCTGCGGTAGCTAATCCTGATAGTGATGATTGGCTTGAAGTAGTCGATGCTACTGTACTTTTGGCTGGCGTAATTGGTGGTTTAGGCGGTGCGAATTGTCGTACTGTCGCTGCTCATGCGATTCACAATGGTTTAACCCAACTTCGGTGCGCTCATCAAGCTTTACACGGTGAAAAAGTAGCTTATGGTATTTTGGTACAGTTGCGTTTAGAAGAAATGGTTCAAGGTAATCAATTAGCTGTTTCTACTCGACAACAATTAACTGAGTTTTATCGTGAAATTGGTTTGCCAAAGACTTTAGAAGATTTAGGCTTGAGTAATATTAGTTTAGCTCAACTTCGTCAGGCAGCCGAATATGCTTGTCTTCCTAATTCTGATCTTCACAGATTACCTTTTACTGTTTCTCCAGAAGAGTTAATGGCTGCAATGGTTTCTTTACCCAAAGATCATTGACAAGATTACAGCAGTTTTTGATCGATTGTATTCTATCAATCTCTGTAAGTAATAGGTTAGGTAAAATACAAAAAATCATTCTGAACATGAAATAGTTTGATTTAAGTTAAAGTTTTAGCTAATCAAACATCTAAATATTTGATCTGAGTTTTAAATTTTGCAATCAATTAATTGTAATATTAGTAGATGCAACTATGCCACGACGCTAGAATGGGCGACAACTACTTGCCACGAACCACTGGAAGTAGAAGCCCATACTCGTGTAAATCGCAAATCTGCTTCTGATGGAATACCAGCATAAGTTCCCACAATCTTAACTCGTGCCAAAACAATCACAACATATCCAACGAGCCGAATTGTTTGCTCTAATGGAGTAAGTGACTCAATTGCCAATTGTCCTGATTGGTGTCCTTCAAGATCATCTTTTTTGGTTACTAACTCACCGAGATGGGTTGTAAAAATTAGCTCTGGGGCGAGAAGCTCATTGAGTGCTGTTACATCCGACTGAAGCATTGCTTGTCGTAACCTTGCTTCATATTCAACAATTTCAGTTTCTAGAGAATTATTCATTTTTTAAACAACCATTAACAAATAAAAAAAAATGCGACACATTTAATAAGGGCAATTTGCTTTTTCGCTTTTACTGACAACAAAATTGATATAGAGCCTGGAGGGTATCGCCATGATTGGGATATTGAGCGATCGCAATTTTAAATTCAACTTGAAAACGTTCTCCATCAGGAGCAGTAAAAACTTGTTTACGTAGACTAGTAGCTAATTCAGCAGTGCGATCGCGCATTTCATGATAGTTTAGATTAATTGTACCCAGGACAAATTCACCCAAGCCGTAGTACCCTAAGACTTCAATTTGTCGAAAAACAGTTTGTAATAAATTACTCCAGCGTTGTAAGACTTGATTTCCCATTGTATGACCATATTTCAAATTAATTTGACGTAATTCATTTTCAGCTATACTTACAACTGCCAAACAACCAGATTGGTTATTTTGAAACAATGAAGTTAAGGCACGATTTGATTGGGGTTGATTCATTAAACCAGTGAGAGTATCTTTGGTAGAAAGATTTTGTAGCCAACGATTTCGTTCTAAACGATTGGTGATTCGAGCTAACAATTCTACGCCTACCAAAGGTTTCGTAATATAATCATCTGCACCCACTGCAAATACTTGTTGAATTGTCTCCGCATCTCGATGAGCAGTGAGAAAGAAAACAGGTAATTCTTGCCAATTAGGGTCATTACGAATTGCTTGACACAATTCAATGCCATTGATCTGAGGCATTTCTACATCTAAAATCAATAAATCAGGCTTAGTTTTTTGCATTAGCTCCCAAAAGCGTAAAGGCTGATCTAAAGTAGTAACTTGCATTCCCCAAGGTTCGAGTAAAGTCTCAATTGCGTTGAGAAAAATGGGGTCATCATCTACGACTAGAATTTGAGTAGTGGGATTCTCTTGGTAAGAATAATGAGGTTGGCGACTATGTTGTAGAAGTTGAGTTACTGTATCCCCAATTTCTTTAGCTGTAAAGGATTTGACCAAAAAACCACTAGCTCCTGCACGAGCAATAGCAATTCTTTGTGCTAGTTGATCCTCAGCCGAAATTACTAAAACTTTGACAGAAGGGGTACGTTTAGTTAATTCGGTAATGAAAGCAAGATTTTGAGCAGAGTCGCTGCTAGTTTCTAAATCTAAAACAACTAAATGAGGACAATTTTCTTGTAACCAAAGCCTTGCTGTTTCTAAATTATCTACTTGATGCCAACTTATTTCTCTAAGTGAATTTAGCTGCTGAAGTTCATTTTTTAATTCATTATTAACGATTAAAAGTAATTTTGGTTGATTAATGATAGTAGTAGTTGCAGTCGATTCTTCTAAAGCTAATAAATTACTTAAATCATCCACCAAAAAGATTAGTTGCTCTCTTTGAATAGCAGATAAAACTTCATTAGTTTGCAAAAGAGTTTCAATTTCACGGGCTAATTGAGTTCCTGTTTCTCTGGCAAACATTCCTAAAACACCAGCCAATTTATGGGCTGCTTGGGCTGCTGAATGATGTAAATCTGGTGATAATCGAGCTTTACTTGCTTCAGTTGCTGCTAAATTTAAAATTTTTAATCTTTTGCTCATCAAGCCTTGGTATTGTTGCCACATCTGCTCCATTTTTTGATTAAATTCTTGTTCAACAGAGCTTGAAAGAGTTTGATTAGTTTGAGATTGTTCAAGTTTGGGACTAAAACGATAACCAATTCCGTAAACGTTTTCAATCCAATCTACTACACCTGCTTGTTTAAGTTTCTTGCGTAATCCCTTAATATGAGCTTTGACACTTTCTTCCAAAGGCGGATCGTCAAAAGTCCAAATGCGGTCGAGAATTTGCGATCGACTAAAAACTCTAGCCCGATTACGTAAAAATAATTCTAGTAAGTTATATTCTTTAGGGGTTAATTTAATTGGTTTGTCTTGATAGCTGACTTGACAACTACTAGGATCTAAGCGCAAACCTTCAACCTCTAAAACCGCAGTAGGAATTA from Stanieria cyanosphaera PCC 7437 encodes:
- a CDS encoding 2-phosphosulfolactate phosphatase family protein — translated: MKLFVYHTPELTPTDCLPDCAVVVDVLRATTTIATALNAGAEAVQAFKDLDELMNKSAAWLPEKRLRAGERGGQKVENCDLGNSPLDCTPKLVGGKRLFISTTNGTRALQRVEQAPTVITAAIVNRQAAVNYLLKNQPETVWIVGSGWEGSYSLEDTACAGAIAMSLLNQSSDLVGNDEVIAAIALYTQWQDNLLKMFHQCSHGQRLLKLDGDEDLKYCATIDLLDVLPIQKEPGVFIIN
- the trxA gene encoding thioredoxin encodes the protein MAVKKKFSSFQELIENSQVPVLVDFYATWCGPCQMMSPILEQVGGHLRDRLQVVKIDTDKYPALASHYQIQALPTLVLFKNGQPVEKIEGVVQANQLVPYLESLL
- a CDS encoding restriction endonuclease subunit S domain-containing protein encodes the protein MILNERQYGITKTKIKEFEQAQAKLINSPVPENRNEQLRHKAYLDTINNQLEVLRREIQEYEELKKGDIKIRNRNRA
- a CDS encoding nuclear transport factor 2 family protein; its protein translation is MNNSLETEIVEYEARLRQAMLQSDVTALNELLAPELIFTTHLGELVTKKDDLEGHQSGQLAIESLTPLEQTIRLVGYVVIVLARVKIVGTYAGIPSEADLRFTRVWASTSSGSWQVVVAHSSVVA
- the purB gene encoding adenylosuccinate lyase; translated protein: MIERYTLPEMGEIWTDNYKFKTWLQVEIAVCSAQAELGYIPQAAVEEIKAKANFDPNRVLEIEAEVRHDVIAFLTNVNEYVGDAGRYIHLGLTSSDVLDTGLALQLVASLNLILEKLEELIQAIRYQAQQHRYTVMVGRSHGIHAEPITFGFKLAGWLAEVLRNRDRLVRLRKDIAVGKISGAVGTYANIEPQVEAIACQKLGLEPDTASTQVISRDRHAEYVQQLALLGASIERFAVEIRNLQRTDVLEVEEFFTKKQKGSSAMPHKRNPIRSERLTGMARIIRGNAMAALENVALWHERDISHSAVERVILPDSCILIHFMLKETTSLVKNLLVYPDNMKRNMNVYGGVIFSQRVLLALVEKGMSREEAYRVVQGCAHTAWNTIDGDFRKLISQDETVNQFLSAEEISACFDPQHHLRNLDEIYQRLGI
- a CDS encoding response regulator, whose protein sequence is MRILLVEDDEILSNVLWQSLTSHNYVVDVAQDGLLGWEYIQSGEYELIVMDVGLPELDGISLCQKLRSKGYSTPVLLMTAKDANQERIRGLDAGADDYLIKPLDVDELHARIRALSRRGEVIPTAVLEVEGLRLDPSSCQVSYQDKPIKLTPKEYNLLELFLRNRARVFSRSQILDRIWTFDDPPLEESVKAHIKGLRKKLKQAGVVDWIENVYGIGYRFSPKLEQSQTNQTLSSSVEQEFNQKMEQMWQQYQGLMSKRLKILNLAATEASKARLSPDLHHSAAQAAHKLAGVLGMFARETGTQLAREIETLLQTNEVLSAIQREQLIFLVDDLSNLLALEESTATTTIINQPKLLLIVNNELKNELQQLNSLREISWHQVDNLETARLWLQENCPHLVVLDLETSSDSAQNLAFITELTKRTPSVKVLVISAEDQLAQRIAIARAGASGFLVKSFTAKEIGDTVTQLLQHSRQPHYSYQENPTTQILVVDDDPIFLNAIETLLEPWGMQVTTLDQPLRFWELMQKTKPDLLILDVEMPQINGIELCQAIRNDPNWQELPVFFLTAHRDAETIQQVFAVGADDYITKPLVGVELLARITNRLERNRWLQNLSTKDTLTGLMNQPQSNRALTSLFQNNQSGCLAVVSIAENELRQINLKYGHTMGNQVLQRWSNLLQTVFRQIEVLGYYGLGEFVLGTINLNYHEMRDRTAELATSLRKQVFTAPDGERFQVEFKIAIAQYPNHGDTLQALYQFCCQ
- a CDS encoding iron-containing alcohol dehydrogenase family protein, with the protein product MSKATTNQVNRTTTTYLPLAVAPSQVLRGENCLKESGEAIARLGIRPLIVGGDRTLKIIQPYVDFITKKQQLITSSASYSPDCAESSLQQLQSAVTSHQANLIIGVGGGKALDTAKLLAYQCNLPVVTIPTSAATCAAWTALSNIYTEEGAFQFDVALDRCPDLLILDYGLIRTAPKRTLVAGIGDALAKWYEASVSSGSSSATLTIAAVQQARILRDLLFQKSPAAVANPDSDDWLEVVDATVLLAGVIGGLGGANCRTVAAHAIHNGLTQLRCAHQALHGEKVAYGILVQLRLEEMVQGNQLAVSTRQQLTEFYREIGLPKTLEDLGLSNISLAQLRQAAEYACLPNSDLHRLPFTVSPEELMAAMVSLPKDH
- a CDS encoding MBL fold metallo-hydrolase codes for the protein MALILEQINIEGIAQLSYLIGDDQAGVVAVIDPRRDVDVYLQKARALGVRITQIIESHIHADFVSGSHELQARIGAPIYVGKSDDYKFEAQQLTEGDELHLGNVTLRVLHTPGHTPEHISLLVFDSQQGTEPFGIFTGDTLFNLDVGRPDLVGAGTEKDLAAKLYHSLFDKILPLGDRLEVYPCHGAGSSCGKSIGDRRQTTIGNERVFSDAFKQRTEAEFVEWILSDLPEPPTHYRRLKKINAQGAKVMGCVPTLQPLSVEEFQGKMAEQNVVVIDTRSILAFGGGHIPGAINISLLPAFPNWVGWMIDPEKEILLVIESQRDLCLITEQLFRLGYDNLAGYLHNGMTSWQNAGLPLQRIEELTVQELSQHTNDSEITILDVRSDSEYQNGFIPGAKHIYLPHLEEHLEKLEPNQKIAVYCGTGYRASIAASLLQKHGFERVINIPGSWKAWKNANLPVQKPR
- the arsC gene encoding arsenate reductase, glutathione/glutaredoxin type; protein product: MLEQKKGKVSVTSSGLESSQVNPTAIEVMSEIGIDISDQTSDPLSDFQAEDYDAVVSLCGCGVNLPPEWVTREIFQDWQLDDPDGQPIETFRPSRGNERLAVGGCQRS